A window of Photobacterium sp. GJ3 contains these coding sequences:
- the rpiA gene encoding ribose-5-phosphate isomerase RpiA has product MTQDEMKKAAGWAALDYVTKGSIVGVGTGSTVNHFIDALATRKEEIKGVVSSSEASTQRLKELGIEVFDANEVASLDIYVDGADEINPQFDMIKGGGAALTREKIVAAIAKKFICIVDNTKEVDVLGQFPLPVEVIPMARSFIGRELVKLGGDPVYREGVITDNGNIILDVHSLKITDPKALEDQINALPGVVTVGLFAHRGADVLLVGSPEGVKTVTQ; this is encoded by the coding sequence ATGACACAAGATGAAATGAAAAAAGCGGCGGGCTGGGCAGCCCTGGACTACGTGACCAAAGGCAGCATTGTCGGTGTCGGCACCGGCTCCACCGTCAATCACTTCATCGATGCACTGGCGACCCGCAAGGAAGAAATCAAAGGCGTAGTCTCCAGCTCCGAAGCATCGACTCAGCGCCTGAAAGAACTGGGCATTGAAGTGTTTGATGCCAATGAAGTTGCCTCGCTGGATATCTATGTCGACGGTGCCGACGAAATCAACCCGCAATTTGACATGATTAAAGGTGGCGGTGCCGCGCTGACCCGCGAAAAAATCGTCGCAGCCATTGCCAAAAAATTCATCTGTATCGTGGATAACACCAAAGAAGTAGACGTGCTGGGCCAGTTTCCGCTGCCCGTGGAAGTGATTCCGATGGCCCGCTCTTTTATTGGTCGTGAACTGGTGAAACTGGGAGGCGATCCGGTTTATCGTGAAGGCGTGATCACAGATAACGGCAATATTATTCTGGATGTGCACAGCCTCAAAATCACCGATCCGAAAGCTTTGGAAGATCAAATCAATGCACTACCGGGTGTGGTGACCGTCGGTCTGTTCGCCCATCGCGGTGCGGACGTCCTGCTGGTTGGCTCTCCGGAAGGCGTGAAAACTGTCACTCAATAA
- a CDS encoding FAD-dependent 2-octaprenylphenol hydroxylase codes for MMQSVDVAIIGGGMVGLTLAAALAETDLRIAVIEGRLPNSELSVLPDVRVSALSRASERILRRVGAWPGMEERRISPYQQMDVWEQDSFAQISFDAESLAQPNLGHIVENRVIQLSLLEQVQQQSNVTVMAPVQCQQLAFGEQEAWLSLDNGQHLTAKLVVGADGANSWVRRQLSIPLTHWDYGHHALVANIRTAEPHGQTARQIFTPDGPLAFLPLAEPDLCSIVWSIPPEKAESLMSLSQEDFSHALTAAFDCRLGMCRLEGERQVVPLKMRYARDFVRDRVVLVGDAAHTIHPLAGQGVNLGLLDAASLAETLSQLWRQDKDIGARQHLRHFERWRKAEAAKMIAAMQIFRELFEGQHPAKKLLRDMGLLFANHTPGVKDQFIRRALGLSGELPALAQA; via the coding sequence ATGATGCAAAGTGTAGACGTTGCCATTATCGGCGGTGGTATGGTCGGGTTAACGCTGGCGGCAGCGCTGGCGGAAACTGATCTCAGAATCGCTGTGATTGAAGGCCGCCTCCCCAATTCAGAATTGTCGGTGCTGCCGGATGTTCGGGTTTCTGCCCTGAGTCGGGCCAGCGAGCGAATTTTACGCCGTGTCGGTGCCTGGCCGGGAATGGAAGAGCGCCGAATCAGTCCTTATCAGCAGATGGATGTGTGGGAACAGGACAGTTTTGCACAGATCTCGTTTGATGCGGAATCTCTGGCGCAGCCCAATCTGGGCCATATTGTCGAAAACCGGGTGATTCAGTTATCGTTGCTGGAGCAGGTGCAGCAGCAGTCCAATGTCACCGTGATGGCACCTGTACAATGTCAGCAATTGGCATTTGGTGAGCAAGAAGCCTGGCTGAGTCTGGATAACGGACAGCACTTAACCGCCAAGCTGGTGGTTGGGGCTGACGGTGCGAACTCCTGGGTCCGCCGGCAGTTGAGTATTCCGCTGACGCACTGGGACTATGGTCATCATGCGTTGGTTGCCAATATCCGCACTGCGGAGCCTCACGGGCAAACGGCGCGCCAGATTTTTACCCCGGATGGTCCGCTGGCTTTTCTGCCGCTGGCTGAGCCTGATTTGTGCTCTATCGTCTGGTCAATCCCGCCTGAAAAAGCCGAATCTTTGATGTCACTGTCGCAGGAAGATTTCAGTCACGCTCTGACCGCAGCGTTCGATTGCCGTCTGGGAATGTGCCGTCTGGAAGGCGAGCGTCAGGTTGTCCCGTTGAAAATGCGCTATGCCCGAGATTTCGTTCGTGATCGCGTGGTTCTGGTGGGTGATGCTGCACATACCATTCATCCACTGGCAGGCCAGGGGGTGAATCTGGGGCTTCTCGATGCGGCCAGCCTTGCTGAAACCCTGAGCCAGCTTTGGCGACAGGATAAAGACATCGGTGCCCGTCAGCACTTACGCCATTTCGAGCGCTGGCGAAAAGCTGAGGCTGCAAAAATGATCGCTGCGATGCAGATTTTCCGGGAGTTATTTGAAGGGCAGCACCCTGCTAAGAAACTCTTGCGGGATATGGGGCTTCTGTTCGCGAATCACACACCCGGAGTCAAAGATCAGTTCATCCGCCGGGCATTAGGGCTCAGCGGCGAGCTGCCGGCGCTGGCGCAGGCCTGA
- a CDS encoding DUF1107 domain-containing protein: MRMFKQYIPKLVAKHVSRLFSGRIYIDGRGGYEFDNGLLKIPTRAQQRHYDTVKEVNQEIRRMKEAA; encoded by the coding sequence ATGCGCATGTTTAAACAGTACATCCCGAAATTGGTCGCCAAGCACGTCAGCCGATTATTCAGCGGAAGAATATATATTGATGGCCGTGGGGGATATGAGTTTGATAATGGGCTGCTCAAAATCCCGACCCGAGCACAACAGCGCCATTACGATACGGTGAAAGAAGTGAATCAGGAAATTCGCCGGATGAAAGAAGCCGCATGA
- a CDS encoding YecA family protein gives MSEVKLPAYEAVDAALKIQSLAVTPSELHGLLTGMLCGGLPATGEQWIGPIADYANNGESLGGEARAMTQSLVEMTAKALASTGFEVSLLMPDDEAALLDRAEALSEWVNCFLSGLGLMGLNHEKLPASVQEALGDLQDIAQLGIDEEDDLEEQAALFEQVIEHVRMCALTCFFELVAKHQGEQTDKPTLH, from the coding sequence ATGAGCGAAGTAAAGTTGCCGGCCTATGAAGCGGTTGATGCAGCCCTGAAAATTCAGTCTTTGGCGGTCACGCCCTCGGAACTTCACGGACTCTTAACCGGGATGTTGTGTGGCGGGTTACCCGCGACAGGTGAGCAGTGGATTGGCCCGATTGCCGATTATGCCAACAATGGCGAATCTCTTGGGGGAGAAGCGAGAGCAATGACGCAATCATTGGTGGAAATGACCGCCAAAGCGCTGGCAAGTACCGGGTTTGAAGTGAGTTTACTGATGCCGGATGATGAGGCCGCGTTACTGGACCGGGCTGAAGCCTTGAGCGAATGGGTAAATTGTTTTCTGTCTGGTCTGGGCCTGATGGGGCTCAACCATGAAAAACTGCCAGCGAGTGTGCAGGAAGCCTTGGGTGATCTTCAGGACATCGCGCAACTGGGCATTGATGAAGAAGACGATTTGGAAGAGCAGGCGGCATTGTTTGAGCAAGTGATTGAACATGTCCGGATGTGTGCGTTGACTTGTTTTTTTGAACTGGTGGCTAAGCATCAGGGCGAACAGACCGATAAACCGACGTTGCACTGA
- a CDS encoding cell division protein ZapA — MNSQAVEIEILGRTIKVNCPAGQEAALRSAAADFDDRINELAERTKISNPEQLLMFTGLNLCSELHKERKEFNNNAQTLSDRIGQLTESLNEALQNQSQR; from the coding sequence ATGAACTCGCAGGCAGTTGAAATTGAAATTTTAGGCCGTACCATTAAAGTCAATTGTCCGGCAGGTCAGGAAGCCGCACTGCGAAGCGCAGCGGCAGATTTTGACGACCGGATTAATGAACTGGCAGAACGCACTAAGATTTCAAATCCTGAGCAACTGCTAATGTTCACTGGTCTGAATCTATGCAGCGAGTTACATAAAGAGCGAAAAGAATTTAACAACAATGCCCAAACTCTGTCCGACCGGATCGGTCAATTGACAGAAAGCCTGAATGAGGCATTGCAAAATCAATCACAGCGTTGA
- a CDS encoding aminoacyl-tRNA deacylase, whose amino-acid sequence MLDTPVTRFLQQEGIPFLLLPHSQPARTIEEAAQARGVSPELMVKTILLRDMGGLHVLACVPGTRQVDPKKVRGLFGCRRMTCADAKDVEAVTGLKIGTVAPVGLKHPLPVIFDESLKSCTRVNISSGNQMAGIELAFQDLALLCKPCFGDICR is encoded by the coding sequence ATGCTCGATACGCCCGTCACCCGGTTTTTACAGCAGGAAGGTATCCCCTTCCTGCTGTTACCGCACAGTCAGCCAGCCCGCACCATAGAGGAAGCAGCGCAGGCTCGTGGCGTCTCGCCGGAACTGATGGTGAAAACCATTCTGCTTCGGGACATGGGCGGCTTACATGTATTGGCTTGCGTCCCCGGTACCCGACAGGTCGATCCTAAAAAAGTCCGGGGACTCTTTGGTTGTCGTCGCATGACTTGCGCAGATGCCAAAGATGTTGAAGCCGTAACTGGCTTGAAGATCGGCACCGTCGCCCCTGTCGGCTTAAAACACCCCTTGCCTGTCATTTTTGATGAATCTCTCAAGAGTTGCACCCGCGTCAACATCAGCAGCGGAAACCAAATGGCAGGCATTGAGCTGGCATTTCAGGATTTAGCTCTGTTATGTAAACCATGCTTTGGCGACATTTGCCGTTAA
- the serA gene encoding phosphoglycerate dehydrogenase, translating to MAKVSLEKDKIKILLLEGVHPSALEVLTQAGYENIEYHKGSLAGDELLEAIQDAHFIGIRSRTQLTAEVFEAAKKLIAVGCFCIGTNQVDLLEASRRGIPVFNAPFSNTRSVAELVLGEILLLLRGIPEKNAKAHRGEWQKTADVSYEARGKKLGIIGYGHIGTQLSILAENLGMDVYFYDIENKLTLGNAKQVDTLSELLNKADVISLHVPETADTQNMMGAEEFARMKPGAIFINAARGTVVDIDALCSALESKHLAGAAIDVFPVEPKTNKDRFESPLTRFDNVILTPHIGGSTQEAQQNIGIEVAGKIVKYSDNGSTVSAVGFPEVSLPEHRSCSRLLHIHENRPGILNQITTIFASEGINIAAQYLQTTPELGYVVIDVETERSEEALNKLKAIDGTIRARILH from the coding sequence ATGGCCAAAGTTTCTCTGGAAAAAGACAAAATAAAAATTCTGCTCCTGGAAGGCGTTCACCCTTCTGCGCTGGAAGTCCTCACGCAAGCGGGTTATGAGAATATCGAGTACCACAAAGGCTCGCTTGCCGGAGATGAACTGCTGGAAGCCATTCAAGACGCACACTTCATTGGCATCCGCTCCCGTACCCAGTTAACCGCTGAAGTTTTCGAAGCCGCCAAAAAACTGATCGCTGTCGGTTGCTTCTGCATCGGCACCAATCAGGTCGATTTACTTGAAGCCAGCCGCCGTGGTATTCCCGTTTTCAACGCCCCCTTCTCCAATACCCGAAGTGTCGCTGAACTGGTACTGGGAGAAATCCTGCTGCTGTTACGTGGCATTCCAGAGAAAAACGCCAAAGCGCATCGCGGTGAATGGCAGAAGACAGCCGATGTATCCTATGAAGCCCGCGGTAAAAAGCTGGGTATCATCGGTTACGGTCATATCGGAACTCAGCTGAGCATTCTGGCTGAAAATCTGGGTATGGATGTCTATTTCTATGATATTGAGAACAAACTGACGCTGGGCAATGCCAAGCAGGTCGACACGCTCAGCGAACTGCTGAACAAAGCCGATGTCATCAGTCTGCATGTCCCGGAAACCGCAGACACCCAGAATATGATGGGCGCGGAAGAGTTTGCCCGCATGAAGCCTGGGGCTATCTTCATCAATGCGGCCCGCGGTACTGTGGTGGATATTGACGCGCTATGCAGCGCACTGGAGAGCAAACACCTCGCCGGTGCTGCCATTGACGTTTTCCCGGTCGAGCCGAAAACCAACAAAGATCGGTTTGAATCGCCGCTGACCCGTTTTGACAATGTTATTCTGACGCCGCACATCGGTGGTTCCACGCAGGAAGCGCAGCAAAATATCGGGATTGAAGTAGCCGGTAAAATTGTGAAGTACTCTGATAACGGTTCAACCGTCTCAGCCGTCGGCTTCCCGGAAGTGTCGCTGCCTGAGCACCGCAGTTGCTCTCGCTTGCTGCACATTCACGAAAACCGTCCGGGGATTCTGAATCAGATCACGACCATTTTCGCCTCAGAAGGCATCAACATTGCCGCACAATACCTGCAAACCACCCCAGAGTTGGGCTATGTGGTGATTGATGTTGAGACAGAGCGTTCTGAAGAAGCGCTGAATAAACTGAAAGCCATTGATGGCACCATTCGCGCCCGTATTCTGCATTAA
- the gcvH gene encoding glycine cleavage system protein GcvH: protein MADTPSDLKYAHTHEWIRAEGGGVYTVGISDQAQQLLGDMVFVDLPEVGSTFSLGDACGSAESVKAVSEVYAPLSGEVVAINEELEMEPELVNSDPYGDGWMFQLKADDEKELDELLDAEAYVALAREEDD from the coding sequence ATGGCTGATACTCCATCTGATTTGAAATATGCGCATACCCATGAATGGATCCGGGCTGAAGGCGGCGGAGTTTATACGGTTGGCATCAGCGATCAAGCCCAGCAGCTGCTGGGAGATATGGTGTTTGTTGATTTGCCTGAAGTGGGCAGCACTTTTAGTCTGGGAGATGCATGCGGCTCTGCAGAATCGGTCAAGGCGGTTTCTGAAGTATATGCGCCCTTGTCCGGTGAAGTGGTTGCCATCAATGAAGAACTGGAGATGGAACCTGAACTCGTCAACAGTGATCCTTATGGGGATGGCTGGATGTTTCAGTTGAAAGCTGACGATGAGAAAGAACTGGATGAATTACTTGATGCGGAAGCTTATGTGGCTTTGGCACGAGAGGAGGATGATTGA
- a CDS encoding 5-formyltetrahydrofolate cyclo-ligase, whose protein sequence is MDALHHGGPATQSTRQQLRQQIRLQRQALTPHQQEQASKAVLARFTQLKTIRDARHIAIYLSNDGELDTGPLIDWIWRQGKNVYLPVLHPFSKGHLLFLHYRPDSPMRCNRYGIAEPALDVRLVKPVHELDIVCTPLVAFDDQGQRLGMGGGYYDRTLSQWHQSGLGPQPLGLAHDCQQVRHLPSEAWDVPLPAILTPSAYHHW, encoded by the coding sequence ATGGATGCACTCCACCACGGCGGACCGGCTACGCAGTCGACCCGACAACAACTGCGCCAGCAAATCCGGCTTCAGCGTCAGGCATTGACGCCTCATCAGCAAGAACAAGCAAGTAAAGCCGTTCTGGCCCGTTTCACTCAGCTCAAAACGATTCGTGACGCCCGTCATATTGCCATTTATCTGAGTAATGATGGCGAGCTGGATACCGGCCCGCTGATTGACTGGATCTGGCGTCAGGGAAAAAACGTCTACCTGCCGGTACTCCATCCGTTCAGCAAAGGACACCTGCTGTTTTTGCATTACCGCCCGGACAGTCCGATGCGATGCAACCGCTACGGCATTGCAGAACCCGCGCTGGATGTACGCCTGGTCAAGCCTGTCCATGAACTGGACATCGTCTGCACGCCTTTGGTGGCCTTTGACGATCAGGGACAACGACTGGGCATGGGCGGGGGATATTATGACCGTACCCTCAGCCAGTGGCACCAATCCGGTTTGGGTCCCCAACCGCTTGGACTGGCACACGATTGCCAGCAAGTCCGGCATTTACCGTCTGAAGCCTGGGATGTCCCGCTACCGGCAATTCTCACACCTTCCGCATACCACCATTGGTGA